Below is a window of Aerococcus viridans DNA.
AATCGTTTTATGGACTTGCGCGGTATGTTGGTAGATCCTGAAGCCTTACAAGGTAGCGGACAAACAATGGTGTTAGGCGTTCAAGTATTAGATATGGGTGTATTTGCCGGGATTATGCTAGGTTTAATCATTGCGCTTATTTTCAATAAATATGCTGAGATTGAATTTAATAATGCCTTTAATATTTATGGTGGTACGCGGTTTGCCTTTATTGTGTTGATTCCAATAGTTGTGATGTTTGCAATTGGTATGACCTTTATCTGGCCATTCTTCCAAGCAGGGATTAATTCTTTAGGGGGATGGATTCAGCAAGCAGGTAATTTTGGAATTTTCGTTTACGGTGCATTAGAACGTTTATTAATTCCAACAGGTTTACACCATTTAGTGTATACACCATTCCTTTATACATCATTGGGTGGGATTGAAACGATTGGTGATGTGGTTTATGAAGGATCAAGAAATATTTACTATGCTGAAATGGTCGATCCGGCTATCCAACAGTTATCACAAAGTGTGATTTGGGATGCGCGTGGTATTTCTAAAATGTTTGGTTTAATAGGTGCTTGTTTGGCGATGTATGTTACAGCAACACCAGAGAAGAAACAACAAGCTAAAGCAATTCTAATCCCAGCAGCTTTTACATCATTTGTAGCAGGGGTTACAGAGCCTATTGAATTTTCATTCATGTTTATTGCACCAATTCTATATGTTGTACATGCAGCTTTAAGTGGTTTAAGTATGGTAGTTTTAAATGTATTAAACGTACGCTCGATTGGTCCAAATGGTTTTATAGACTTCTTATTAATGAATGTACCTTTGGGTATTCAAAAGACAGGTTGGCCAATGTATATATTAGTGGGCCTAGTATTCTTTGTTATTTACTTTGTTGTCTTTAGAGTATTAATTCAATTAATGAATCTAAAAACGATTGGTCGAGAAGATGATGGAAATGAAACCAAACTTTATTCTAAGCAAGACTATATGGAGAAAAAATCTACTGGACAAACGCAAACAGCCACTGCTTCAAATAATGATCGCGAGGGTATAGGGTTGACTGTTGTTGAGTTGTTAGGTGGTAAGGACAATATCGAATCTGTGACAAACTGTTATTCAAGATTAAGAACCGTTTTAAAAGATCCAGATTTAGTTGACGAAGCTGGTTTGAAAAATGAAACCCAAGCCAGTGGTGTGGTCAAGAAAGGGAACAATGTCCAGGTTGTGTACGGGGTTCAAGTTGGATCTGTCAGAAAAGCAGTCGACCAAGTGCTAGGATTCGAATCAGAAGATTAAATAGAATGATTATAGGCATAAATGAGGAGCGAATAAAGATGAAAAAATTTTCAGTTGTTATTGCAGGTGGCGGAAGCACATTTACACCAGGTATTGTGAGAATGTTGGTGGATAATCTTGAACGATTTCCATTAGAAAGGCTTTACTTATATGACAATGATCAAGCGCGTCAAGCCATTCTTGGTGAAGCGATTGATATCATGCTAAAAGAAGAAGCACCAGAAATTGAATTTGCTTATACAGATGATCCAAAGCTTGCCTTTACTGGTATGGATTTCTGTATGGCCCATATTCGGGTTGGGAAATATGCTATGCGTGAATTAGATGAGAAAATACCGTTAAAAC
It encodes the following:
- a CDS encoding PTS transporter subunit EIIC — protein: MNKSQNLMDVMQRFSKAMFIPVLILPIAGLLIAIGNILVNPNLLAAMPFLDNPVLTSFGSILTGSLVTILQNLGLIFCVGISVGLANKKKGEAGFTAMLAFLVFINAMNRFMDLRGMLVDPEALQGSGQTMVLGVQVLDMGVFAGIMLGLIIALIFNKYAEIEFNNAFNIYGGTRFAFIVLIPIVVMFAIGMTFIWPFFQAGINSLGGWIQQAGNFGIFVYGALERLLIPTGLHHLVYTPFLYTSLGGIETIGDVVYEGSRNIYYAEMVDPAIQQLSQSVIWDARGISKMFGLIGACLAMYVTATPEKKQQAKAILIPAAFTSFVAGVTEPIEFSFMFIAPILYVVHAALSGLSMVVLNVLNVRSIGPNGFIDFLLMNVPLGIQKTGWPMYILVGLVFFVIYFVVFRVLIQLMNLKTIGREDDGNETKLYSKQDYMEKKSTGQTQTATASNNDREGIGLTVVELLGGKDNIESVTNCYSRLRTVLKDPDLVDEAGLKNETQASGVVKKGNNVQVVYGVQVGSVRKAVDQVLGFESED